Proteins encoded by one window of Apus apus isolate bApuApu2 chromosome 17, bApuApu2.pri.cur, whole genome shotgun sequence:
- the ATAD5 gene encoding ATPase family AAA domain-containing protein 5 isoform X2, protein MVGRVAVAATAASLPGKDGDAQPCKKRREEDASVKTITRYFSPLSKPMDKVLSPPKPNNILDYFKKPSLPEKAALPVVAGETETPLDADDNNCKSPLKPPLKRKRKGKRVNNKLREMQESENEHEIDISKDVSRETTGLEQDSNDFIATCTVVDQKSARELAEDYVQRKDFSDAVINRKNAKKVGSEISKTKNRIKKSRKRKHKANMDLSESFSSEDQLNEKCKKEAEDNKEIVSPTIAECDIAMNDSSFEVHMDDKSSQVNNSIITVSFEDFLKSQGESSVDHVEEDTKPTMDNSATANEMDKSDSISDPEKCEESQQLPLRTVTVLAQVHSIPPKLPPLTKEQKGSRKIASIFLKQKGAVGEKGSSPPLLDSEQTEQVSQKRKSNVVIEEEELELAVLETAGSDSLKPKCTVEERHQFMKAFRQPTPDVTKSGVKKAPIKHKQGLGKSSKKKEGPEDDVASNKGLERRVPEDYVGKYTHSSSENNRTKTKRPRKFQKKGNRRRKVSETKEVNVSNTSDYNEDEDSGANVLSKENALDGRISSSPKVNELRRSLRQKKPKTSKNVTPKKNRIRNTFSEDELSSSFQTSTPKASERTLRKSHVYRAEVITLPFDGDSPIRMRFTRINTATKPNKAEAMKKEEFNSKNIKMSSTSKNISKAKQLIEKAKAIRHNRSKVIEDLPAPVRRSSRQRVLAEKKEIQEDEESVIILDSSLDKDTLTVQNVKQKNLRSLNDVLGKKTRNLKVAKNSHGKLGYSSSFPGRNAQNSAGEPVVIFDESSQDAYENSQDDYQFRAKREFLMSGLPESLKRQIAKKAAAVEAYSLASSCFKTVVHVQQKDDCSPMWKLESPSCPLLTKLRKLNTEVTNITKTTLSLGQFSTVNSKLTGSCSAPVLSGHRPVFPDTFRKELLDEIMSSNSQFPVRKYFYKFLKKQTEQLGFENSLQESRGGTAKCEVNQKHSDNWKETKRKRKETEDHKSKRRKQVEGTETEIKSRVSRNLISSVSGGKQAETGQAMHFGKNKAQKIDAMTEDTEYLSEANACSGVEKEDMLWTEKYQPQDSSELVGNKKEIERLHSWLKEWKKRADWEEKRNQKGEKEDKEHQDSLDSLDFKDGKSDLEEETSLCNTVLITGPPGVGKTAAVYACAQELGFKVFEVNASCQRSGRQILSQLKEATQSHQVDKKGINAHKPCFFNSCSSAKSPKKIYSPKKVVSPRKPPLSPKGAGLKRNLPPKTLANYFKISSKHKSNEEVTAQEKKGKTQNSHEEKKDAQVKSINKELEGGEHNRKSATSLILFEEVDIIFDEDAGFLSAIKTFMATAKRPVVLTTNDPTFSLMFDGYFEEINFRTPSLINAASYLQVLCLAENLRTDVKDLAALLTTNNCDIRQSVLYLQFWVRSGGGCLKDKHLSHHGGDETEKADHIIHPEQTADSRIDFSQADPCLKEFPKCDTGCVETLLGLKNILLPSEDLFTFLKHKITTKEKWNKWMQLLTEFQMKNVDFIYNNLELILPLPVQFISNQSQASNSPVERTTIVSSKNRSTNSYCPGKKSKKTKKQKKLQILDDSDLFDTGLNYSAEFITLPLDSPTSCAEVNKEESKLLINEEEIETKTSANEKRSALVFQCLNSLAEFVENMSFLDCCVNTNIKEPLEFSKDEGFNWTNGKIKNGLCDEFSIENTDWWSSQSCSEIKAAIEALSFNKCSVNTSQTLESSLSTSKTPESDQLEGLTLHVSNTRNYVSFSQSTESSIHEKAQRRLAVIRTVFSRSPLNLGNKQASLLEYLPTLRSICRSEKLKEQGKTKRRFLHYLEGIHLEIPRQMINDLSLDFP, encoded by the exons ATGGTGGGCAGGGTCGCCGTGGCCGCCACGGCCGCCTCCCTGCCCGGGAAAGACGGCGACGCTCAG CCATGCAAGAAACGGCGCGAGGAAGATGCTTCTGTAAAAACAATCACAAGATATTTTTCACCTTTATCAAAACCAATGGATAAAGTGTTGTcaccaccaaaacccaacaacatactggattattttaaaaagccatctCTACCTGAGAAAGCTGCATTGCCAGTTGTAGCTGGTGAAACTGAAACACCATTGGATGCTGATGACAACAACTGTAAGTCACCTCTTAAACCACctttgaagaggaagaggaaagggaagagagttAATAATAAGCTAAGAGAGATGCAAGAATCTGAGAATGAACATGAGATAGACATTAGTAAGGATGTCAGCAGAGAAACAACAGGACTGGAACAAGACAGTAATGATTTTATTGCTACTTGTACTGTAGTTGACCAGAAAAGTGCAAGAGAATTAGCAGAAGATTATGTCCAAAGAAAGGACTTCTCTGATGCTGTCATCAATAGAAAAAATGCTAAGAAAGTTGGTTCTGaaataagtaaaacaaaaaacaggataaaaaaatcaaggaagagGAAGCACAAAGCAAACATGGATTTATCTGAAAGTTTTTCATCTGAAGACCAATTGAATGAAAAGTGtaaaaaagaagctgaagataACAAAGAGATTGTGTCTCCTACGATAGCAGAGTGTGACATTGCTATGAATGACTCCAGTTTTGAAGTTCATATGGATGATAAGTCATCACAGGTAAATAACAGTATAATAACAGTGTCATTTGAGGACTTCCTGAAGAGTCAGGGAGAAAGCAGTGTAGATCATGTTGAAGAAGACACAAAGCCAACAATGGACAATTCTGCTACAGCAAATGAAATGGACAAAAGTGATAGTATTAGTGACCCAGAAAAGTGTGAGGAATCTCAACAGCTGCCACTTAGAACAGTCACTGTCCTTGCACAAGTTCACTCCATTCCCCCAAAACTACCTCCATTAACTAAGGAGCAAAAAGGCTCTAGGAAAATAGCTTCCATTTTTTTGAAGCAGAAAGGAGCTGTaggggaaaaaggaagcagcCCACCCCTCCTGGACAGTGAACAAACTGAACAGGTATCTCAGAAAAGGAAATCTAATGTAGTTATTGAGGAAGAAGAATTGGAGTTAGCTGTACTAGAGACTGCAGGGTCAGATTCTTTGAAGCCAAAATGTACTGTGGAAGAAAGGCATCAGTTTATGAAAGCATTTAGACAACCAACACCAGATGTAACAAAAAGTGGAGTTAAAAAGGCACCTATAAAACACAAGCAAGGCCTTGGAaagtcttccaaaaaaaaagaaggaccTGAAGATGATGTTGCTTCAAATAAAGGATTAGAAAGAAGAGTACCAGAAGATTATGTGGGCAAATATACACATTCTAGTTCTGAAAACAATAGAACTAAAACCAAAAGACCTAGAAAGtttcagaagaaaggaaacagaagaaggaaggtTTCAGAAACTAAGGAAGTTAATGTCTCTAATACTAGTGATTATAATGAAGATGAAGATTCGGGAGCTAATGTTCTTTCTAAGGAAAATGCCTTAGATGGAAGAATTTCATCGAGTCCAAAAGTGAATGAGTTAAGGAGAAGTTTAAGGCAGAAGAAACCCAAAACATCAAAAAATGTTACGCCTAAAAAAAACAGGATTAGAAATACCTTTTCTGAAGATGAATTAAGTAGCTCTTTTCAGACTTCTACACCAAAAGCGAGTGAGCGAACCTTGAGGAAAAGTCATGTGTATAGAGCCGAGGTGATCACCCTGCCCTTTGATGGGGACAGCCCAATAAG AATGAGGTTTACACGCATCAACACAgctacaaaaccaaacaaagctgaagcaatgaaaaaggaagagtttaACTCCAAAAATATAAAG ATGAGCTCTACTTCTAAAAATATATCCAAAGCAAAACAGCTCATAGAAAAAGCAAAGGCCATAAGGCACAACAGATCAAAGGTTATTGAAGACCTACCAGCTCCTGTGAGGCGCTCATCTCGTCAGCGAGTTcttgctgaaaagaaagaaatacaagaagaTGAA GAATCAGTAATAATTTTAGATTCAAGCCTGGATAAAGACACCCTGACAGTGCAGAATGTGAAACAAAAGAATCTGCGAAGCTTAAATgatgttttggggaaaaagactAGAAACTTGAAGGTTGCAAAGAACTCACATG gaaaactgggATATTCATCTTCCTTCCCAGGTAGAAATGCTCAAAACTCTGCAGGTGAACCAGTTGTGATCTTTGATGAAAGCAG CCAAGATGCATATGAAAATTCTCAAGATGATTATCAGTTTAGAGCAAAACGTGAGTTCCTGATGAGTGGATTGCCAGAGTCACTGAAAAGACAGAttgcaaagaaagcagcagcagtggaagcATACTCTCTTGCAAGTTCCTGTTTTAAGACTGTTGTTCATGTCCAGCAGAAGGATGACT GTTCTCCAATGTGGAAACTGGAATCACCTTCATGTCCCCTACTAACTAAGCTAAGGAAACTGAATACTGAAGTCACTAACATCACAAAAACCACTCTCTCACTTGGTCAGTTTTCCACTGTGAATTCCAAACTAACTGGAAGCTGTTCTGCACCTGTG cTTTCTGGCCACCGACCAGTTTTTCCTGATACATTCAGGAAAGAGTTACTAGATGAGATCATGTCTTCTAACTCTCAGTTTCctgtgagaaaatacttctacaagtttctgaaaaagcaaACGGAACAGTTGGGTTTTGAAAACAGTCTGCAAG aaagcagAGGTGGCACTGCAAAGTGTGAGGTAAATCAGAAACACTCTGACAACTGGAAGGAAactaagaggaaaagaaaagaaacagaagaccATAAatcaaaaagaaggaaacaagttGAAGGTAcagagactgaaataaaatctaGGGTTTCCAGGAACcttatttcttctgtatctggaggaaaacaagcagagacaggacaagcaatgcattttggaaaaaacaaggCCCAGAAAATAGACGCTATGACAGAAGACACTGAATATTTATCAGAGGCAAATGCATGTTCAG GTGTTGAAAAGGAAGACATGCTCTGGACAGAAAAATACCAGCCTCAAGATTCCAGTGAACTTGTAGGCaacaagaaagaaattgaaaggCTACACAG TTGGctaaaagaatggaaaaaaagagctgattgggaagaaaaaagaaatcagaaaggggaaaaggaggacAAAGAGCATCAAG ATTCTTTGGACAGCCTTGACTTTAAAGATGGTAAATCTGATCTGGAGGAGGAGACCAGCCTTTGCAATACAGTTCTTATAACTGGCCCACCAGGAGTGGGGAAAACTGCTGCAGTGTATGCTTGTGCTCAGGAGCTTGGCTTTAAG GTATTTGAAGTCAATGCCTCTTGCCAACGTAGTGGTAGACAGATTCTGTCTCAGCTGAAAGAAGCTACTCAGTCTCATCAAGTGGACAAAAAAGGCATTAATGCACATAAGCCTTGCTTTTTTAACAGTTGTAGCAGTGCCAAATCACCAA aaaaaatatattctccAAAAAAAGTTGTTTCACCAAGGAAGCCTCCACTCTCGCCTAAAGGAGCAGGATTAAAACGAAACTTGCCCCCTAAAACACTTGCAAACTACTTCAAAATTTCTTCCAAACATAAAAGTAATGAAGAAGTAACTgctcaagaaaaaaagg GAAAGACTCAAAATTCACAcgaagaaaagaaagatgccCAAGTTAAGTCAATAAACAAGGAATTAGAAGGAGgagaacacaacagaaaaagtgCAACATCTCTCATTCTTTTTGAAGAG GTAGATATAATATTTGATGAAGATGCAGGATTTCTAAGTGCAATAAAGACATTCATGGCAACTGCAAAGAGACCTGTGGTTCTTACTACCAATG ATCCAACATTCAGCTTGATGTTTGATGGCTATTTTGAAGAGATCAACTTTAGAACCCCTTCCTTG ATAAATGCTGCCAGCTACCTTCAGGTGCTGTGTCTGGCTGAGAATCTGCGCACAGATGTGAAAGACTTGGCTGCTCTGTTAACCACAAATAACTGTGACATCAGACAAAGTGTTCTCTACTTACAATTTTGGGTTAGAAGTGGAGGTGGATGCTTGAAAGACAAACATTTGTCACATCACG GAGGAGATGAGACAGAGAAAGCAGATCACATAATTCATCCTGAACAGACTGCTGATTCCAGGATTGATTTTTCTCAAGCTGATCCATGTCTTAAGGAGTTTCCAAAATGTGATACAGGCTGTGTAGAGACATTGCTTGGCCTTAAGAATATCCTGTTGCCTTCAGAAGATTTGTTTACATTTCTTAAG caCAAAATCACAACCAAGGAAAAATGGAATAAATGGATGCAGCTGCTCACAGAATTCCAGATGAAGAATGtagattttatatataataatcTTGAACTTATTCTTCCCTTACCAGTACAATTCATTTCAAACCAGTCTCAAGCCTCTAACTCTCCAGTTGAAAGGACTACCATAGTTTCTTCAAAAAACAGATCTACTAATAGTTATTGCCCTGGAAAAAAGTCTAAAAAgacaaagaagcagaaaaagcttCAAATATTGGATGATAGTGACTTATTTGATACTGGACTGAACTATTCAGCTGAATTCATAACTTTGCCATTGGATAGCCCTACATCATGTGCTGAAGTGAATAAAGAGGAATCAAAGTTGTTGATAAACGAAGAAGAAATTGAAACTAAAACCTCAGCAAATGAGAAAAGGTCTgctcttgtttttcagtgtctgaatTCACTGGCTGAATTTGTGGAGAACATGTCATTCTTGGATTGCTGCGTAAACACTAACATCAAGGAACCACTGGAGTTTTCTAAAGATGAAGGATTTAATTGGACAAATGGCAAAATCAAAAATGGTCTTTGTGATGAATTCAGTATAGAAAATACTGATTGGTGGAGTTCCCAGAGCTGTAGTGAAATAAAGGCAGCTATTGAAGCACTAAGTTTTAACAAATGTTCTGTTAATACTTCACAAACCTTGGAATCTTCTTTGAGTACCAGTAAAACACCTGAAAGTGATCAACTGGAGGGACTTACCTTGCATGTTTCAAACACAAGAAATTATGTGTCCTTCAGTCAGTCGACTGAGTCAAG CATTCATGAAAAAGCACAGAGGAGACTGGCAGTCATCAGAACTGTATTTTCCAGAAGTCCTTTAAACCTGGGTAATAAACAGGCCAGCTTACTTGAATACCTCCCCACTCTTCGCAGTATCTGTAGGTCTGAGAAGCTTAAAGAGCAAGGGAAGACTAAAAGAAG GTTCTTGCATTATCTTGAAGGGATTCACCTTGAAATACCCAGACAAATGATAAATGATCTATCTCTGGACTTCCCTTAA
- the ATAD5 gene encoding ATPase family AAA domain-containing protein 5 isoform X1, whose protein sequence is MVGRVAVAATAASLPGKDGDAQPCKKRREEDASVKTITRYFSPLSKPMDKVLSPPKPNNILDYFKKPSLPEKAALPVVAGETETPLDADDNNCKSPLKPPLKRKRKGKRVNNKLREMQESENEHEIDISKDVSRETTGLEQDSNDFIATCTVVDQKSARELAEDYVQRKDFSDAVINRKNAKKVGSEISKTKNRIKKSRKRKHKANMDLSESFSSEDQLNEKCKKEAEDNKEIVSPTIAECDIAMNDSSFEVHMDDKSSQVNNSIITVSFEDFLKSQGESSVDHVEEDTKPTMDNSATANEMDKSDSISDPEKCEESQQLPLRTVTVLAQVHSIPPKLPPLTKEQKGSRKIASIFLKQKGAVGEKGSSPPLLDSEQTEQVSQKRKSNVVIEEEELELAVLETAGSDSLKPKCTVEERHQFMKAFRQPTPDVTKSGVKKAPIKHKQGLGKSSKKKEGPEDDVASNKGLERRVPEDYVGKYTHSSSENNRTKTKRPRKFQKKGNRRRKVSETKEVNVSNTSDYNEDEDSGANVLSKENALDGRISSSPKVNELRRSLRQKKPKTSKNVTPKKNRIRNTFSEDELSSSFQTSTPKASERTLRKSHVYRAEVITLPFDGDSPIRMRFTRINTATKPNKAEAMKKEEFNSKNIKQMSSTSKNISKAKQLIEKAKAIRHNRSKVIEDLPAPVRRSSRQRVLAEKKEIQEDEESVIILDSSLDKDTLTVQNVKQKNLRSLNDVLGKKTRNLKVAKNSHGKLGYSSSFPGRNAQNSAGEPVVIFDESSQDAYENSQDDYQFRAKREFLMSGLPESLKRQIAKKAAAVEAYSLASSCFKTVVHVQQKDDCSPMWKLESPSCPLLTKLRKLNTEVTNITKTTLSLGQFSTVNSKLTGSCSAPVLSGHRPVFPDTFRKELLDEIMSSNSQFPVRKYFYKFLKKQTEQLGFENSLQESRGGTAKCEVNQKHSDNWKETKRKRKETEDHKSKRRKQVEGTETEIKSRVSRNLISSVSGGKQAETGQAMHFGKNKAQKIDAMTEDTEYLSEANACSGVEKEDMLWTEKYQPQDSSELVGNKKEIERLHSWLKEWKKRADWEEKRNQKGEKEDKEHQDSLDSLDFKDGKSDLEEETSLCNTVLITGPPGVGKTAAVYACAQELGFKVFEVNASCQRSGRQILSQLKEATQSHQVDKKGINAHKPCFFNSCSSAKSPKKIYSPKKVVSPRKPPLSPKGAGLKRNLPPKTLANYFKISSKHKSNEEVTAQEKKGKTQNSHEEKKDAQVKSINKELEGGEHNRKSATSLILFEEVDIIFDEDAGFLSAIKTFMATAKRPVVLTTNDPTFSLMFDGYFEEINFRTPSLINAASYLQVLCLAENLRTDVKDLAALLTTNNCDIRQSVLYLQFWVRSGGGCLKDKHLSHHGGDETEKADHIIHPEQTADSRIDFSQADPCLKEFPKCDTGCVETLLGLKNILLPSEDLFTFLKHKITTKEKWNKWMQLLTEFQMKNVDFIYNNLELILPLPVQFISNQSQASNSPVERTTIVSSKNRSTNSYCPGKKSKKTKKQKKLQILDDSDLFDTGLNYSAEFITLPLDSPTSCAEVNKEESKLLINEEEIETKTSANEKRSALVFQCLNSLAEFVENMSFLDCCVNTNIKEPLEFSKDEGFNWTNGKIKNGLCDEFSIENTDWWSSQSCSEIKAAIEALSFNKCSVNTSQTLESSLSTSKTPESDQLEGLTLHVSNTRNYVSFSQSTESSIHEKAQRRLAVIRTVFSRSPLNLGNKQASLLEYLPTLRSICRSEKLKEQGKTKRRFLHYLEGIHLEIPRQMINDLSLDFP, encoded by the exons ATGGTGGGCAGGGTCGCCGTGGCCGCCACGGCCGCCTCCCTGCCCGGGAAAGACGGCGACGCTCAG CCATGCAAGAAACGGCGCGAGGAAGATGCTTCTGTAAAAACAATCACAAGATATTTTTCACCTTTATCAAAACCAATGGATAAAGTGTTGTcaccaccaaaacccaacaacatactggattattttaaaaagccatctCTACCTGAGAAAGCTGCATTGCCAGTTGTAGCTGGTGAAACTGAAACACCATTGGATGCTGATGACAACAACTGTAAGTCACCTCTTAAACCACctttgaagaggaagaggaaagggaagagagttAATAATAAGCTAAGAGAGATGCAAGAATCTGAGAATGAACATGAGATAGACATTAGTAAGGATGTCAGCAGAGAAACAACAGGACTGGAACAAGACAGTAATGATTTTATTGCTACTTGTACTGTAGTTGACCAGAAAAGTGCAAGAGAATTAGCAGAAGATTATGTCCAAAGAAAGGACTTCTCTGATGCTGTCATCAATAGAAAAAATGCTAAGAAAGTTGGTTCTGaaataagtaaaacaaaaaacaggataaaaaaatcaaggaagagGAAGCACAAAGCAAACATGGATTTATCTGAAAGTTTTTCATCTGAAGACCAATTGAATGAAAAGTGtaaaaaagaagctgaagataACAAAGAGATTGTGTCTCCTACGATAGCAGAGTGTGACATTGCTATGAATGACTCCAGTTTTGAAGTTCATATGGATGATAAGTCATCACAGGTAAATAACAGTATAATAACAGTGTCATTTGAGGACTTCCTGAAGAGTCAGGGAGAAAGCAGTGTAGATCATGTTGAAGAAGACACAAAGCCAACAATGGACAATTCTGCTACAGCAAATGAAATGGACAAAAGTGATAGTATTAGTGACCCAGAAAAGTGTGAGGAATCTCAACAGCTGCCACTTAGAACAGTCACTGTCCTTGCACAAGTTCACTCCATTCCCCCAAAACTACCTCCATTAACTAAGGAGCAAAAAGGCTCTAGGAAAATAGCTTCCATTTTTTTGAAGCAGAAAGGAGCTGTaggggaaaaaggaagcagcCCACCCCTCCTGGACAGTGAACAAACTGAACAGGTATCTCAGAAAAGGAAATCTAATGTAGTTATTGAGGAAGAAGAATTGGAGTTAGCTGTACTAGAGACTGCAGGGTCAGATTCTTTGAAGCCAAAATGTACTGTGGAAGAAAGGCATCAGTTTATGAAAGCATTTAGACAACCAACACCAGATGTAACAAAAAGTGGAGTTAAAAAGGCACCTATAAAACACAAGCAAGGCCTTGGAaagtcttccaaaaaaaaagaaggaccTGAAGATGATGTTGCTTCAAATAAAGGATTAGAAAGAAGAGTACCAGAAGATTATGTGGGCAAATATACACATTCTAGTTCTGAAAACAATAGAACTAAAACCAAAAGACCTAGAAAGtttcagaagaaaggaaacagaagaaggaaggtTTCAGAAACTAAGGAAGTTAATGTCTCTAATACTAGTGATTATAATGAAGATGAAGATTCGGGAGCTAATGTTCTTTCTAAGGAAAATGCCTTAGATGGAAGAATTTCATCGAGTCCAAAAGTGAATGAGTTAAGGAGAAGTTTAAGGCAGAAGAAACCCAAAACATCAAAAAATGTTACGCCTAAAAAAAACAGGATTAGAAATACCTTTTCTGAAGATGAATTAAGTAGCTCTTTTCAGACTTCTACACCAAAAGCGAGTGAGCGAACCTTGAGGAAAAGTCATGTGTATAGAGCCGAGGTGATCACCCTGCCCTTTGATGGGGACAGCCCAATAAG AATGAGGTTTACACGCATCAACACAgctacaaaaccaaacaaagctgaagcaatgaaaaaggaagagtttaACTCCAAAAATATAAAG CAGATGAGCTCTACTTCTAAAAATATATCCAAAGCAAAACAGCTCATAGAAAAAGCAAAGGCCATAAGGCACAACAGATCAAAGGTTATTGAAGACCTACCAGCTCCTGTGAGGCGCTCATCTCGTCAGCGAGTTcttgctgaaaagaaagaaatacaagaagaTGAA GAATCAGTAATAATTTTAGATTCAAGCCTGGATAAAGACACCCTGACAGTGCAGAATGTGAAACAAAAGAATCTGCGAAGCTTAAATgatgttttggggaaaaagactAGAAACTTGAAGGTTGCAAAGAACTCACATG gaaaactgggATATTCATCTTCCTTCCCAGGTAGAAATGCTCAAAACTCTGCAGGTGAACCAGTTGTGATCTTTGATGAAAGCAG CCAAGATGCATATGAAAATTCTCAAGATGATTATCAGTTTAGAGCAAAACGTGAGTTCCTGATGAGTGGATTGCCAGAGTCACTGAAAAGACAGAttgcaaagaaagcagcagcagtggaagcATACTCTCTTGCAAGTTCCTGTTTTAAGACTGTTGTTCATGTCCAGCAGAAGGATGACT GTTCTCCAATGTGGAAACTGGAATCACCTTCATGTCCCCTACTAACTAAGCTAAGGAAACTGAATACTGAAGTCACTAACATCACAAAAACCACTCTCTCACTTGGTCAGTTTTCCACTGTGAATTCCAAACTAACTGGAAGCTGTTCTGCACCTGTG cTTTCTGGCCACCGACCAGTTTTTCCTGATACATTCAGGAAAGAGTTACTAGATGAGATCATGTCTTCTAACTCTCAGTTTCctgtgagaaaatacttctacaagtttctgaaaaagcaaACGGAACAGTTGGGTTTTGAAAACAGTCTGCAAG aaagcagAGGTGGCACTGCAAAGTGTGAGGTAAATCAGAAACACTCTGACAACTGGAAGGAAactaagaggaaaagaaaagaaacagaagaccATAAatcaaaaagaaggaaacaagttGAAGGTAcagagactgaaataaaatctaGGGTTTCCAGGAACcttatttcttctgtatctggaggaaaacaagcagagacaggacaagcaatgcattttggaaaaaacaaggCCCAGAAAATAGACGCTATGACAGAAGACACTGAATATTTATCAGAGGCAAATGCATGTTCAG GTGTTGAAAAGGAAGACATGCTCTGGACAGAAAAATACCAGCCTCAAGATTCCAGTGAACTTGTAGGCaacaagaaagaaattgaaaggCTACACAG TTGGctaaaagaatggaaaaaaagagctgattgggaagaaaaaagaaatcagaaaggggaaaaggaggacAAAGAGCATCAAG ATTCTTTGGACAGCCTTGACTTTAAAGATGGTAAATCTGATCTGGAGGAGGAGACCAGCCTTTGCAATACAGTTCTTATAACTGGCCCACCAGGAGTGGGGAAAACTGCTGCAGTGTATGCTTGTGCTCAGGAGCTTGGCTTTAAG GTATTTGAAGTCAATGCCTCTTGCCAACGTAGTGGTAGACAGATTCTGTCTCAGCTGAAAGAAGCTACTCAGTCTCATCAAGTGGACAAAAAAGGCATTAATGCACATAAGCCTTGCTTTTTTAACAGTTGTAGCAGTGCCAAATCACCAA aaaaaatatattctccAAAAAAAGTTGTTTCACCAAGGAAGCCTCCACTCTCGCCTAAAGGAGCAGGATTAAAACGAAACTTGCCCCCTAAAACACTTGCAAACTACTTCAAAATTTCTTCCAAACATAAAAGTAATGAAGAAGTAACTgctcaagaaaaaaagg GAAAGACTCAAAATTCACAcgaagaaaagaaagatgccCAAGTTAAGTCAATAAACAAGGAATTAGAAGGAGgagaacacaacagaaaaagtgCAACATCTCTCATTCTTTTTGAAGAG GTAGATATAATATTTGATGAAGATGCAGGATTTCTAAGTGCAATAAAGACATTCATGGCAACTGCAAAGAGACCTGTGGTTCTTACTACCAATG ATCCAACATTCAGCTTGATGTTTGATGGCTATTTTGAAGAGATCAACTTTAGAACCCCTTCCTTG ATAAATGCTGCCAGCTACCTTCAGGTGCTGTGTCTGGCTGAGAATCTGCGCACAGATGTGAAAGACTTGGCTGCTCTGTTAACCACAAATAACTGTGACATCAGACAAAGTGTTCTCTACTTACAATTTTGGGTTAGAAGTGGAGGTGGATGCTTGAAAGACAAACATTTGTCACATCACG GAGGAGATGAGACAGAGAAAGCAGATCACATAATTCATCCTGAACAGACTGCTGATTCCAGGATTGATTTTTCTCAAGCTGATCCATGTCTTAAGGAGTTTCCAAAATGTGATACAGGCTGTGTAGAGACATTGCTTGGCCTTAAGAATATCCTGTTGCCTTCAGAAGATTTGTTTACATTTCTTAAG caCAAAATCACAACCAAGGAAAAATGGAATAAATGGATGCAGCTGCTCACAGAATTCCAGATGAAGAATGtagattttatatataataatcTTGAACTTATTCTTCCCTTACCAGTACAATTCATTTCAAACCAGTCTCAAGCCTCTAACTCTCCAGTTGAAAGGACTACCATAGTTTCTTCAAAAAACAGATCTACTAATAGTTATTGCCCTGGAAAAAAGTCTAAAAAgacaaagaagcagaaaaagcttCAAATATTGGATGATAGTGACTTATTTGATACTGGACTGAACTATTCAGCTGAATTCATAACTTTGCCATTGGATAGCCCTACATCATGTGCTGAAGTGAATAAAGAGGAATCAAAGTTGTTGATAAACGAAGAAGAAATTGAAACTAAAACCTCAGCAAATGAGAAAAGGTCTgctcttgtttttcagtgtctgaatTCACTGGCTGAATTTGTGGAGAACATGTCATTCTTGGATTGCTGCGTAAACACTAACATCAAGGAACCACTGGAGTTTTCTAAAGATGAAGGATTTAATTGGACAAATGGCAAAATCAAAAATGGTCTTTGTGATGAATTCAGTATAGAAAATACTGATTGGTGGAGTTCCCAGAGCTGTAGTGAAATAAAGGCAGCTATTGAAGCACTAAGTTTTAACAAATGTTCTGTTAATACTTCACAAACCTTGGAATCTTCTTTGAGTACCAGTAAAACACCTGAAAGTGATCAACTGGAGGGACTTACCTTGCATGTTTCAAACACAAGAAATTATGTGTCCTTCAGTCAGTCGACTGAGTCAAG CATTCATGAAAAAGCACAGAGGAGACTGGCAGTCATCAGAACTGTATTTTCCAGAAGTCCTTTAAACCTGGGTAATAAACAGGCCAGCTTACTTGAATACCTCCCCACTCTTCGCAGTATCTGTAGGTCTGAGAAGCTTAAAGAGCAAGGGAAGACTAAAAGAAG GTTCTTGCATTATCTTGAAGGGATTCACCTTGAAATACCCAGACAAATGATAAATGATCTATCTCTGGACTTCCCTTAA